The Rhododendron vialii isolate Sample 1 chromosome 6a, ASM3025357v1 genome includes a window with the following:
- the LOC131328407 gene encoding uncharacterized protein LOC131328407: protein MSNVWRDICAIGNADSALGFSIQEGFKVQEEVLCNCRGVGASGDWNLMFSGILRVRESQQLEVLKQRLDGVTLDPSKHDLLQWIWTADKVFSVKSVYRQWETQTQSRNALLGSLWKNLSPPKVEIFSWMAIQNRVATRSILFERNLISDLHLAKCPLCDLHVETPQHLLLHCQFSWVVWSEILAWWNIQWVCLSSIAELSLWWFGNTFRNLEKYIWEVCFFATLWSIWLIRNGFIFNGATQQASEVADLVKTRVAMWMKAKFDIKIYTVEDFKGYLNEIRKVKV, encoded by the exons ATGTCTAATGTATGGAGGGATATTTGTGCAATTGGCAATGCAGATTCGGCACTTGGATTCTCTATTCAAGAGGGGTTCAAGGTGCAG GAGGAGGTCTTATGCAACTGTCGTGGAGTAGGGGCCAGTGGTGATTGGAATTTGATGTTTAGTGGCATACTAAGGGTTCGGGAATCACAGCAACTCGAGGTTTTGAAACAAAGATTGGATGGAGTGACGCTAGATCCCTCAAAGCATGATCTGTTACAGTGGATTTGGACAGCCGATAAAGTCTTCTCGGTAAAATCAGTTTATAGACAATGGGAAACCCAGACTCAGTCACGGAATGCTTTACTTGGTTCGTTGTGGAAGAATCTGAGTCCCCCCAAAGTGGAAATTTTCTCCTGGATGGCCATCCAAAATAGAGTTGCTACAAGGTCGATACTTTTCGAAAGGAATTTAATTTCTGATCTTCATTTGGCAAAGTGCCCTCTGTGTGATTTGCATGTGGAAACACCTCAACATTTACTCTTACACTGTCAATTTTCGTGGGTGGTATGGTCTGAAATTCTGGCTTGGTGGAACATTCAATGGGTATGCCTGTCTTCTATAGCAGAGTTATCTCTATGGTGGTTTGGGAACACGTTTCGAAACTTGGAGAAATATATCTGGGAAGTATGTTTCTTTGCTACACTTTGGTCTATCTGGCTGATAAGGAACGGGTTTATTTTCAATGGGGCAACACAACAGGCTTCAGAAGTGGCGGATTTAGTTAAAACAAGAGTAGCTATGTGGATGAAAGCTAAGTTCGACATCAAGATCTACACTGTGGAGGATTTCAAAGGTTATTTGAATGAGATTCGAAAAGTGAAGGTGTAG
- the LOC131329182 gene encoding uncharacterized protein LOC131329182: protein MRGRESKGPLSTDLLVCFPARAHLTLLPKPICSPARPSDSSKRHHQNHNHNQHQHQNQHQTNHHLRKLSSRGGGGGHASPLLWSKTKPVGPDISEPTSPKVTCAGQIKVRPKASCKNWQSVMEEIEKLHNDRKQKKKSSSWAEALGFKKDTMQFLTCLRRIRFDFRCFGSFPTSDLTSDEEEEGDEEVEEYPKKESGEVGKIDEDENSSTVFSKWFMVLQQEKNIPFATKEQSEQRKQSEEYSDKEEPTVAPCGPPPNALLLMRCRSAPAKSWLEEREEEERENQEEEKKEKLEVKKEAKRSRSLAVVMRCDTDFYNFSPDNIAKETWVVGGLRDAISRSRSWKR from the coding sequence ATGAGAGGCAGAGAAAGCAAAGGCCCTCTTTCAACAGATCTCTTGGTCTGTTTTCCTGCCAGAGCCCATCTGACACTATTGCCCAAGCCCATCTGCAGTCCAGCGCGGCCATCGGATTCCAGTAAACGCCACCACCAAAACCACAATCACAACCAGCATCAGCACCAGAACCAGCACCAGACCAACCACCACCTCAGAAAATTGAGCAGCAGAGGTGGTGGGGGTGGCCATGCCAGCCCTCTCTTATGGTCCAAAACAAAGCCTGTAGGCCCGGATATCTCCGAGCCCACATCGCCGAAAGTCACATGCGCCGGACAGATCAAAGTCCGGCCCAAGGCCTCGTGTAAGAATTGGCAATCAGTCATGGAAGAGATAGAGAAACTTCACAACGAcagaaaacagaagaagaaatcATCCAGTTGGGCTGAAGCACTCGGATTCAAGAAAGATACAATGCAATTCTTGACCTGTTTAAGGAGAATCCGATTCGATTTCCGGTGTTTCGGTTCGTTCCCTACCTCAGACCTGACTTctgacgaagaagaagaaggtgacgAGGAAGTCGAAGAATATCCGAAAAAAGAAAGCGGGGAGGTGGGAAAAATTGATGAGGATGAGAATTCAAGTACAGTCTTCTCCAAATGGTTCATGGTCTTGCAACAAGAGAAAAACATTCCGTTTGCTACTAAGGAACAGAGTGAACAGAGGAAACAGAGTGAGGAATATTCTGACAAGGAAGAGCCTACTGTCGCACCATGTGGTCCACCACCAAATGCCCTTTTGCTGATGCGGTGCAGGTCTGCTCCTGCCAAAAGTTGgttagaggagagagaagaggaagaaagagaaaatcaagaagaagaaaagaaagaaaaattggagGTGAAGAAGGAAGCGAAGAGGAGTAGGAGCTTGGCAGTGGTGATGAGGTGTGATACTGATTTCTACAATTTTTCGCCGGATAACATCGCAAAGGAAACTTGGGTTGTTGGTGGTTTGAGGGATGCAATATCAAGGAGTCGAAGTTGGAAGcgataa